The following are encoded together in the Colius striatus isolate bColStr4 chromosome 5, bColStr4.1.hap1, whole genome shotgun sequence genome:
- the RPL14 gene encoding large ribosomal subunit protein eL14, translated as MVFKRFVEIGRVAFISFGPHAGKLVAIVDVIDQNRALVDGPCSGVRRQAMPFKCMQLTDFVLKFPHSARQKCVRLAWEKENINEKWAATRWAKKIEAREKKAKMTDFDRYKVMKAKKMRNRIIKHEMKKLEKMASKKGKKPKLEKAPKSEKAPKAEKAPKPEKAQKAQK; from the exons ATG GTGTTCAAACGCTTCGTCGAGATTGGCAGAGTTGCCTTCATTTCCTTCGGGCCACATGCTGGCAAGCTGGTGGCCATTGTCGATGTTATTGACCAAAACAGG gCACTAGTGGATGGCCCCTGCAGTGGTGTCAGAAGGCAGGCCATGCCCTTCAAGTGCATGCAGCTGACTGACTTTGTTCTCAAGTTCCCACACAG TGCTCGTCAGAAGTGTGTGAGACTCGCctgggagaaggaaaacataaaTGAGAAGTGGGCAGCGACAAGGTGGGCGAAGAAGATTGAAGCCCGAGAGAAG aaagcCAAAATGACTGACTTTGATCGCTACAAGGTTATGAAAGCAAAGAAGATG AGGAACAGAATCATCAAGCATGAAATGAAGAAGCTGGAGAAGATGGCTTCTAAAAAAGGCAAGAAGCCCAAGCTGGAGAAGGCGCCCAAGTCGGAGAAGGCACCGAAAGCAGAGAAGGCGCCAAAGCCAGAAAAGGCACAGAaggcacagaaataa